The Rubrobacter tropicus nucleotide sequence AGACGCTCGTCGTCCTCGGCTTCGCCGTGGCCGCCATGATAATCCTCCTACTCGGCTGACGGAGGCCCGACGTTGCCGCTCAAAGACCTGCTGAACGCGATAGAGGCTGAGGCGGACGAAGAGAGGGCCCGCCTGCAGAGCGAGAGCCGGGCTGAGGCCGAGACCATCCTGGCCGGGGCCCGCGCCGACGCGGAGAGGGCGCGCGAGAGAGTCCTGCGCGCCCACGCCCCGGCTACCGCCGACGAGGCGAACCGCCGCGTCGCCCTGGCCCGTCTCGAAGCCTCCCGCCTCGAACGCGAAGTCCGCGAGGAGGCCTTCTCGCTGCTTATCGACGAGGCCCGGTCCAGGCTCGCCGCCGCCCGCGACGAGCCTGGATACCGCGACACGCTGCGCGACCTGATGACCGGGGCGCTCGCCGCCCTCCCCGATGCCTCGACCGCCCGCGTAAACCCGCTCGACGAAACGCTCGCCGTCGAGCTGGCGCGGGAGGTCGGGGCCAACGTTTCCGTCGCGCCGGACCCCGACGTAGGCGGCGGAGTCGTGCTCCGGAGCGCGGGCGGGCGCGTGGTCAGGAACACCTTCGAGGAGCGGCTCGCGACCGCCGCGCCGCAGCTACGGCCCTGGTACGGACAGAGGTTGCGGGCCATCGAGAGCTCCGCGGTGGGGCTTTGAAGCTTCTCACGCGGCGGGCCGACTTCGGGTACGGCAACGCGCGGTTGCGGGCGCGCAGGGCGGACCTGCTCGGCCGGGCCGGGTACGAGGCCCTGATCGGCAAGGACGTGGACGCCATACTCGGCGCCCTCTCCGAGACGCCCTACGGCCCCGAGGTAGAGGCGGCCCTCACCCGCCACCACGGCGCCCACAGGTTGCGCGAGGCCGTGCGCCACCACCTCGCCCGCGTCCTGGAGGAGATGCGATCCTTCTACAAGGATCGCGCCGGTGACCTCCTGGACGTCCTGCTCTCGCGCTGGGACCTCCACAACACCGTAACCCTGTTGCGCGGCGAGGCCGTCGCCCCGCACACCGAAGACGCCCTGCTCCACGTCTACCCGATGGGCGCGCTGGGCGACGCCCTCGCGCGCGAGGTTGCCCGCCAGAACGAGTTTGCCGCCGCCGTGCAGCTCCTGGTGCGCTGGAAGCTCCCCGACCCCGAGACGGCCCGCGGCCTCGGCGAGGCGTGGCCCGACTACGAACGCACCGAAGACTTCCCCGCCTTGGAGCACGCCGTGACCGCCAACTGGACAGCCCGAACCGATGGCATCCTGACGACCACCGGGAACGACGGCGCCCCCCTGCGGCGCTTCTTCGGGCGCGAGACCGACGAGAAAAACCTGCTCGTGGCCCTGCGCCTGCGCGAGGCGCTGCGGCGCGGCGAGACGGACGGCCTGCCCGTCCTCGAAGGTTATGGTGTCTACTTGCCCGGAGGGTCCACAAAAATAGCCCGCTTCGACGACGCCATCCGGCTCCCCGACGCGGGCAACGCCGCCACCGCGCTCGCCGCCGGCCACGAGGAGTGGCGCCGGCCGCTGGAGCGCTGGGCGGACTCAGGCGATCTGGCCGGGCTCCAATACGAGCTGGAGGCCCGCCGCGTCCGGGACGCGGCGGGCCTCTTCGCCACCGGAGACCCGCTCGGGGTGGACATACCCATCGCCTACGCCGTCGCCAAGGAGACCGAGGCGAGGAACCTGCGCCTCATCGGCGAGGGGGCCGCCCGCGGCCTCGACCCCGCGCGGGTCAGGGCGCGCCTCGTGCTCTTCGACGAAGGGGGCGTGCCGTGAGCCGGCTGGTCGTGCTGACCACCCCGGACCTCGCTCCCGGGTACCGGCTCGCCGGAGCCACCACCGTTCCGGTCGCCTCCAAAGAGGAATCGGCCTCGGAATTGCTCTCGCTCGTGGACGGGCGGGGGAGCGGGGGTGATAGCCGTACACGAGCCGTTCCATTCGGCCCTAGACAAGGAGTTGCGGCGCCGCTTCGACGCGACCACCGAGCCTTTGGTGGTCGCGTTGCCGGCCGGCGAGCCGGGTGAGGGCGACGGGGGGCGGCGGGAGCGGTTGATGAAGATGCTCTGGCAGGCGGTTGGGTACGAGATCACGTTCGACGCCGAGGGAGGCAAAGAGTGACGGATACGATAACGACGGGAAGCTCCCGCACCCCCGAGACCGGCGACGCCGGCGCGGTCTGGCGGGTCGCGGGGCCGGTGGTGGTGGCGAAGGGGCTCAGGGACGCGCGGTTGTACAACGTGGTCTTTGTCGGGGAGGAGCGGTTGCCGGGGGAGGTGATCCGTCTGGACGGGGAGCGCGTCACGATCCAGGTCTACGAGGAGACCTCCGGCATCCGGGTCGGAGAACCCGTCGAGGACTCCGGCGCCCCGCTTCAGGTCGAACTCGGTCCCGGCCTGTTGGGCGCGATCTTCGACGGCACCCAACGCCCCCTGCCCAGGATGGCGGAGCGTGACGGCGATCCCTTCGGCGCCCCCACCATGGCCCGCGGTATCTCGATCCCGGCCATCGACCGCGAAAAGGAGTGGGAGTTCGTACCGACCGTCGGCGTTGGCGATGAGGTGGTCCCGGGCGACGTGCTCGGCACGGTCGAGGAGACGTCCTCGCTGGTCCACAAGGTGCTCGTCCCGAACGGCGTCTCCGGCCCGGTAACGAGCGTTGAGGCCGGGCCGGCGCGGGTCGAGGATGCGGTGGCCCACGTGGGCGGCGAACCGGTCGCGATGCTCCGGCGCTGGGCGGTGCGCGAGCCGCGCCCGGCGGCGCGCAAGCTCGACCCGGACGTGCCGCTCGTTACCGGGCAGCGCATAGTCGATACGCTGTTTCCGGTGGCCCGCGGCGGTTCGGCGACCATACCCGGCGGCTTCGGGACCGGCAAGACGGTGCTCGAGCAGTCGCTCGCCAAGTACTCCGAGGCCGACGTCGTCGTCTACGTGGGGTGCGGGGAGCGTGGCAACGAGCTCACCGAGGTGCTCGAAGAATTTCCCGAGCTTCTCGACCCGAAGACCGGGGCGCCCTTGATGCAGCGGACGATCCTGATCGCCAACACCTCCAACATGCCGGTCGCCGCACGCGAGGCGTCCATCTACACGGGCATAACCATCGCCGAGTATTTTCGCGACCAGGGCTACGACGTCGCCATCATGGCCGACTCGACGAGCCGCTGGGGCGAGGCCCTGCGCGAGGTCTCGGGACGTTTGGAGGAGATGCCCGCGGAAGAAGGCTACCCGGCGTACCTGGCGACCCGCATCGCCGAGTTCTACGAGCGGGCGGGTTCGGTGGTGTGCCTCGGCTCCGACGGGCGCGAGGGCTCTGTTACCGTCGTCGGCGCCGTCTCGCCGCCCGGCGGGGACTTCTCCGAGCCGATCACGCAGTACAGCCTGCGCCTCGCGGGCACGTTCTGGGCGCTCGACACCTCGCTTGCCCGCAGCCGCCACTTCCCCTCCATCAACTGGGGCACGAGCTACACGCTCTACGACCTGGACGAATGGTTCGAGAGCGCGGTGCGGCCCGGATGGACGGAGAACCGGGCGTGGGCGCGCGACCTGTTGCAGCAAGAACGTACGCTGCTGGAGATCGTGCAGCTACTCGGCGCCGACGCCTTGGCACCACCGCAGCGCGTCATCCTGGCCACCGGACGCCTGCTGCGGGAGGACTTCCTGCAACAGTCCGCCTTCGACGAGGTGGACGCCTACTGCTCGCCCGAGAAGCAGTTCCACATGATGCGCGTTATTCGGGCGGCCCACGAAGGGATACAGGAGGCCGTTGGGCGAGACGTGGCCGTCGAGGCGTCGGCGGCGGTCCCGGCGGTCGCCGAGATAGGCCGCATGAAGTACTGGCCCGACGCCGGGGCGGAGAAGAACGCGGACGACCTCATACGGCGTGTGCGGCGCGAGATGGGAGGGTTGAATTGACGGAAAAGACGGAACAGAACGGCGGGGCCGTCGGCCTCGACCGGCTCTTCGCCGTCGAGCACCGGACCGTGAGCTACGTTTCGGGCCCGCTGCTCGTGGCGGAGGGCGCCTCTAACGTCGGATACGACGAGGTAGTGGACGTGGTGACCCCGGCCGGCGAGGAGCGCCGGGGGCAGGTCCTCGAAGTCGAGGGCGACCGGATGGTCGTGCAGGTCCTCGGCGGGACGCGGGGCCTCGACCGGCCCGGCACCAACGTAAGGACGCGCGGCGAGGTCGCCCGGATGGCCGTCGGCCCCGACCTCGTGGGGCGCATCCTCGACGGGTCCGGCACCCCCATAGACGACGGTCCCCCGTTGCAGCCGGCGGCGTACCACCCCGTAGGCGGCGAGCCCCTCAACCCGTTCGCCAGGGCTCACCCTTCCGACTTTATCGAGACGGGTATCTCCGCCATAGACGGGCTCAACACGCTCGTGCGGGGGCAGAAGTTGCCGATCTTCTCCGGCTTCGGGCTCCCGGCCATGGAGCTCGCAGCCCAGATCGCCGAGGGCGCCAGGGTCCCGGGGTCCTCTGGCGACGCCCCCGACGAGTTCGTCGTCGTCTTCGCGGCCATAGGCGTTACGCAGCGGGAGGCCGCGTTCTTCCGCAAGCGGTTCGCCGGGAGCGCCGCGCTCGAGCGCTCCGTGCTCTTTATCAACCAGGCCGACGACCCTACGATCGAGCGGCTGTTGACGCCGCGCGCCGCGCTAACCGCGGCCGAGTACCTGGCGTGGGAGGAGGGGCGTCACGTGCTCGTGATCCTCGCGGACATCACCAACTACTGCGAGGCCCTGCGCGAGGTCTCGGCGGCCCGCGGGGAGATACCGGGCAGGCGCGGATACCCCGGCTACATGTACACCGATCTCGCCTCGCTCTTCGAGCGGGCCGGACGCGTACACGGCAAGGAGGGGTCGGTGACACAGATCATGATCCTCTCGATGCCGGACGACGACATAACCCACCCCATCCCGGACCTCACGGGCTACATAACGGAGGGCCAGATCGTGCTCTCCCGTGACCTGGACCGCCGCAACGTCTACCCCCCGATAGACGTGCTCCCCTCCCTCTCGCGCCTGATGAACGCCGGTATCGGCGACGGCAAGACCCGCTACGACCACAGGCAGGTGGCGGACCAGCTCTACGCCGCCTTCGCCCGCGGCAAGGAGCTCCGACGCCTCGTCTCCATCGTCGGGGAGCAGGCGCTCTCTGAGGAGGACCGCCGCTACCTGGCCTTCGCCGACGACTTCGAGAACGAGTTCGTGGGCCAGGGCTCCGCCAGCCGCGCCATCGAGGAGACTCTAGAGACCGCCTGGCGCCTGCTCGACCGCTTTCCGCCGGCGGAGCTCAAGCGCATAAAGCGCGAGACCCTGGAGCGGCGCGGCATGGCCGGGTCCGCGGGGACGCCGGAGGTGTAACGGGCGTGGCCGTCGGGGAGGCGCGCGGTCGTAGGTCGGGGTGGGGCGGCCAACGGCCGACGGTGAACGAAACCCGCGGGGGACAGCCAGCCACCGGCTCGGGGCGGGATCCCCCCGACGCATTGCGCGTCTTGATCTCCTTCACCCCGGAGTACGCGGCCTACGGCGAGGCCTTCTTCCTGGGACTCCTCGGCTCCCGGCCGAAGGCGCATACGCGCCTCGTTCCCTTCCGGGAGGCCGGGGAGGCCGTCGAGCGCTTTCAGCCCCACCTCGTCATCTCCGACGGGGCCGTCGCGGCGCCGGGGGCGGCGAAGGCGAGGATAGCCTCGGAGCCCACAGAGCCTTCGACCATGCGTCTGGGGGGCGTGGTCCGCACGGTCGTAAACCCGTCGGTCGAGGACCTGCTGGCTTTCGTCGAGGAGGTGGCGGAATTCGTGGGAAAGGGCCGGTAGCCGGCGGAACAGGAGAGGAGGAGTGGTGTACGCGAGGATCAGCACCTTCGGGGGACCGTCGGAGCAGACGGCCGAGGGGATAAGGGTGGCCCGCCGGCAGTTCTTGCCGGCCGCCAGGTTGCAGGAGGGCTTCCGGGGCATGTACCTGATGTTTGACGCGGCAAACGGGCGTTCGCTCGCCATGACCTTGTGGGAGACGGAGGAGGACATGGCTCGCAGCGAGGAGGCCGTGCGCCGGGCGCGGGCCGAGAGCGCCGAAGCCTCGGGCGAGACGGTGGTCTCCGTAGAGCGCTACGAGGTCGCCTTCGGGGAGCTCGTCGACTCTTGACGGCCAGGCTCTACGCGCGGACGGCCGGACCGCTCCTCGTGCTGCTCGGGATCGCGGGAATCTTCTCCGGCGGGTTCCCCCTGTTCGGGGTGCTCAACGTGGACCCCTTCGAGAACCTTCTGCACCTCGCCTCGGGCTTCGTGCTCCTCTACGCCGGCTTCTTTCCCCGGGGCGGACGCCTGGCCGGCGTCGTGAGCCTGGTGGCGGGGGCCCTCTACGCCTTCGTCGGGGTCGCTGGCATCGTCGTGCCGAACCTTTTCGGGCTCACGCCGGGGGGCTTGGGACTCGCGGACGATCTGGTCCACCTCTCTTTGGGCGTCTTCGGGATCGCCTCTGCCGACCTCGACCGCCGCGACGCGCCCCCGACCGGGGGCGCCGGCAGAAGAACCGTGGGATACGCGGCCGGAGCGTGCCTGCTGGGGGGCCCGGTCCTGGCCCTCCTCACCGGCGGTGGGGGGGGCGGGGTGCTCGTCTTCTGCGTGGGTCTTATCCTCGTCGGCGTGCGGACCTTGATGGGTGGTGGGGACCGGACGGTGGGCTGGGTAATGGTCTTCGTCGGCGCCCTGGCGGCCGTGGCCGACCTGACGAGGTTGCTGCTCGGCGTCGGCGCGGGGTAGCCGGGATTACAGCGGTTTGCGTAAGGACCGGCCCTCGCCGGCCGCGAGGCACCGAGGTCTCCAGGGGCGCGCCACGAAACCCCATGCAAGCCCCGATCCTCCACCCCTGACAGAGCGAAGTTCACAAGGATCGATCCACCCCACCCCGCGATCCCGGGGTGACGACCACGGTACGCCCGAAAAGTCCTTGCTGATGCCCGAAACCCGATACCCGTAGCCAGGCTAGCGGAAGGGTCGATCCTTGCGCTAGCCGCTGTCAGAACCTGAGGACCCGAAAGCCTTTTCGCGGTGGGCTCGACACTTCCGCGAACCGCTCTGGGCCCGTTACGCCGGGGTTCGTACGACCCGCGCTGGCGTCGCGCCCTTTACGGGGCCGCACTGCGCGTCCTTACCGGTCCCTTACCGGTCTCCGCCCTTGCCGGACCCGGCGGTTGGCAAGCGTCTGGTGGTCAGGTAGATGGCGGCGCTCACGAAGAGGATGCCGAGGCCGAGGTAGAGGAGATCGAGGGCGGTCTCGTAGGGGATGCGCAGCGCGCGCTGGAAGAACTCTATAAGGAGGACCAGCAGGATCAGGCGCGCCACCCGCTCCTTGAGGTCGTCGAGGTCGTGTACCTGGAGCAGGCGCGGGGATGCCTCGGAGAAACGGGCCACGTCTATCCGGTTCACGAAAAGCTCGTAGAGACCCAAGGAGACGATGATCAGGATGGCCGAGATAAGGAACCCGTCGAGCACCTTGACGATGGCCGTGATCACGTCCGCGCGCAAGTCGTTGCGCCCCGCCGCGCCCACCCCGAGGTCGCCGTAGTCCAGGACGAGGCCGAAAAAGTACACGAGGTCCACGAGCGCCAGGTAGAACGTCCCGAGCGCGAGCAGCACGCCGGCCACGACGGCGACGAGCATCAGGAGCCTGCTGTCCCACAGCACCCGCTCGAAGAAGCGCTCAAGCAAACCGGGCCGACGTTCCACCCCGCGCACTCTACCGGGCGCCTTGCGTCCCCGCCACCCGGGTCGTGTAACATCAGGCGAGTCCGAACAGGAATAAGGAGACCACTTGACGACGTTCCCGCTCTGGGCCTGGGCCGGTTTTCTGGTCCTCTTGGCGCTGTTGCTCGTGCTCGACCTCGCCGTGCTAGCGCGGGGGGCGAGGGTGATCTCTTTCAGGCGCGCGGCGGGCCTGAGCGCGTTCTGGATCGGGGTCGCCGCCGTCTTCGGCCTCGTACTCCTCGTCGTGGCCGGCCCCGAACGCGGCGGCGAGTACTTCGCCGGCTATCTCGTCGAGAAGAGCCTCTCGGTCGATAACGTCTTCGTCTTCGCCCTGATCTTCACCTACTTCGCCGTCCCGGACGAGTACCAGTACAGGGTTCTGTTCTGGGGGGTCGTGGGGGCGCTAATCCTGCGCGGCGTCTTCGTCCTGATCGGGGCGGAGCTCTTGAACCGCTACGAGTGGATGGTCTTCGTCTTCGGGGCGTTCCTGATCTACACCGGCATCAGGATGGCCTTCCACCGCGACTCGGAAGTCCACCCCGAACGCAACCCCGTCCTCCGCATCGTCCGCCGCCTCGTCCCCATGACCAAGGACTTCCACGGCCCGAACTTCTTTACCCGCCACTCGGGCAAGATCGTGGCGACCCCCCTCTTCGCGGTCATCATCGTCGTCGGCACCACGGACGTCGTCTTCGCCGTCGACTCCATACCGGCGATCTTCGCCATCACCTCAAGCGCTTTTATCGTGTGGACGGCGAACGCCTTCGCCGTGCTCGGCCTGCGCCCGCTCTACTTCATGCTCGCCGGCATGATGGACCGCTTCGTCTACCTCCAGACCGGGCTCGCCGTCATCCTCGTCTTTGTCGGCGCCAAGTTCATCTACTCCTACTTTTTCGGGAAGCTGCCTATCTGGATCTCCCTCCCCTTTATCGCGACGGTCGTCGCCGTCTCCATCGGGGCCTCCCTCTACAAGACCCGCGGCGCGATCTCCAACCCCTGACCGCCGCAAAATAGCCAACTTTCGCCGGGTTTTTGGTCGAACATGGTCAGGACGTATGCCCGGGCGCGCAGGATACTTCTCTACGTGAGACGAGACCCGGCGCCCCGGCCTACCCACCTCCCCTTCGAGGGGCGCCGGGCCTCGCTCTATCGAGAAACCCACGACGGCCACGACGGAGGACGTATCTCGTGAACCCCAAGACCGTGGTACCCCAAGGCTCGCATTCGCCCTGGCACGCCGTAAGGATCGAAGAGGTCCTGAGGAAACTCGGGAGTTCGGAGGAAGGACTGGGTGTTGCCGAGGCCGAGGGGCGGCTCGCCGAGGTCGGGCCGAACGTGCTGCAGCGGGCCAGGGGCGACGGGCCGTTAAAGATCCTGTGGCGCCAGGTCAACGACCCGCTCATCTACGTCCTGCTCGGCGCCGTTGCCCTCGCCATCTTGATGGGCAAGGTCGTCGACGGCCTGGTCGTCCTCGGCGTCGTGGTCCTCAACACGATAATAGGTTTCGTCCAGGAGTACCGGGCCGGCAAGGCCATAGAGGCGCTGATGGACATGGTTCCCCAGACCGCGACGGTGATCAGGGAAGGCCGCAAGACGACGTTGCAGGCGTCGGAGATAGTGCCGGGCGACATAGTGGAGCTCGCCCCCGGCGACAGGGTGCCGGCCGACATGCGCCTCTTGCGCGTCCGCAGCCTGAAGGTCGAGGAGGCCGCCCTGACGGGCGAGTCCGTGCCTACCGACAAGGCGACCGCGGAGCTCGACGAGAACACCTCGCTGGCCGACCGCGGGAACATGGTCTACGGCGGCACGCTCGTCTCCTACGGGACCGGCACGGCCGTCGTGGTGGCGACGGCCGGGGAGACCGAGCTCGGGCGCATCTCCTCGATGCTGCGAGAGACCACCCACGTCGAGACGCCGCTTACCAGGCAGCTCGCCGTGGTCGGCAAGTGGCTCACGGTTGCCATAGTCATCGTTGCTGCGATCCTCTTCGTGGTCGGGACGCTCAGGGGTTACCCGGCCGCCGACGCGGTGCTCGCCGCCATAACGCTCGCCGTCGGCGCGATCCCGGAGGGCCTGCCGGCCATAGTCACCATAGCGCTCGCCATAGGCGTCAGGCGCATGGCCGGCCGCCGCGCCGTCATAAGGCGCTTGCCGGCGGTCGAGACGCTAGGCTCCACGACCGTGATCTGCTCGGACAAGACCGGCACCCTCACCAAGAACGAGATGACCGTGACCGAGCTGTGGACCGCCGGCGGCAATTCCTACGCCGTCGGCGGCGTCGGCTACGCCCCCGAAGGCGACCTCACGGGACCGGGAGGCGAGAAGCTCCCCGA carries:
- a CDS encoding V-type ATP synthase subunit B, whose amino-acid sequence is MTEKTEQNGGAVGLDRLFAVEHRTVSYVSGPLLVAEGASNVGYDEVVDVVTPAGEERRGQVLEVEGDRMVVQVLGGTRGLDRPGTNVRTRGEVARMAVGPDLVGRILDGSGTPIDDGPPLQPAAYHPVGGEPLNPFARAHPSDFIETGISAIDGLNTLVRGQKLPIFSGFGLPAMELAAQIAEGARVPGSSGDAPDEFVVVFAAIGVTQREAAFFRKRFAGSAALERSVLFINQADDPTIERLLTPRAALTAAEYLAWEEGRHVLVILADITNYCEALREVSAARGEIPGRRGYPGYMYTDLASLFERAGRVHGKEGSVTQIMILSMPDDDITHPIPDLTGYITEGQIVLSRDLDRRNVYPPIDVLPSLSRLMNAGIGDGKTRYDHRQVADQLYAAFARGKELRRLVSIVGEQALSEEDRRYLAFADDFENEFVGQGSASRAIEETLETAWRLLDRFPPAELKRIKRETLERRGMAGSAGTPEV
- a CDS encoding V-type ATP synthase subunit E, with protein sequence MPLKDLLNAIEAEADEERARLQSESRAEAETILAGARADAERARERVLRAHAPATADEANRRVALARLEASRLEREVREEAFSLLIDEARSRLAAARDEPGYRDTLRDLMTGALAALPDASTARVNPLDETLAVELAREVGANVSVAPDPDVGGGVVLRSAGGRVVRNTFEERLATAAPQLRPWYGQRLRAIESSAVGL
- a CDS encoding TerC family protein, whose product is MTTFPLWAWAGFLVLLALLLVLDLAVLARGARVISFRRAAGLSAFWIGVAAVFGLVLLVVAGPERGGEYFAGYLVEKSLSVDNVFVFALIFTYFAVPDEYQYRVLFWGVVGALILRGVFVLIGAELLNRYEWMVFVFGAFLIYTGIRMAFHRDSEVHPERNPVLRIVRRLVPMTKDFHGPNFFTRHSGKIVATPLFAVIIVVGTTDVVFAVDSIPAIFAITSSAFIVWTANAFAVLGLRPLYFMLAGMMDRFVYLQTGLAVILVFVGAKFIYSYFFGKLPIWISLPFIATVVAVSIGASLYKTRGAISNP
- a CDS encoding V-type ATP synthase subunit A — its product is MTDTITTGSSRTPETGDAGAVWRVAGPVVVAKGLRDARLYNVVFVGEERLPGEVIRLDGERVTIQVYEETSGIRVGEPVEDSGAPLQVELGPGLLGAIFDGTQRPLPRMAERDGDPFGAPTMARGISIPAIDREKEWEFVPTVGVGDEVVPGDVLGTVEETSSLVHKVLVPNGVSGPVTSVEAGPARVEDAVAHVGGEPVAMLRRWAVREPRPAARKLDPDVPLVTGQRIVDTLFPVARGGSATIPGGFGTGKTVLEQSLAKYSEADVVVYVGCGERGNELTEVLEEFPELLDPKTGAPLMQRTILIANTSNMPVAAREASIYTGITIAEYFRDQGYDVAIMADSTSRWGEALREVSGRLEEMPAEEGYPAYLATRIAEFYERAGSVVCLGSDGREGSVTVVGAVSPPGGDFSEPITQYSLRLAGTFWALDTSLARSRHFPSINWGTSYTLYDLDEWFESAVRPGWTENRAWARDLLQQERTLLEIVQLLGADALAPPQRVILATGRLLREDFLQQSAFDEVDAYCSPEKQFHMMRVIRAAHEGIQEAVGRDVAVEASAAVPAVAEIGRMKYWPDAGAEKNADDLIRRVRREMGGLN
- a CDS encoding V-type ATPase subunit, whose translation is MKLLTRRADFGYGNARLRARRADLLGRAGYEALIGKDVDAILGALSETPYGPEVEAALTRHHGAHRLREAVRHHLARVLEEMRSFYKDRAGDLLDVLLSRWDLHNTVTLLRGEAVAPHTEDALLHVYPMGALGDALAREVARQNEFAAAVQLLVRWKLPDPETARGLGEAWPDYERTEDFPALEHAVTANWTARTDGILTTTGNDGAPLRRFFGRETDEKNLLVALRLREALRRGETDGLPVLEGYGVYLPGGSTKIARFDDAIRLPDAGNAATALAAGHEEWRRPLERWADSGDLAGLQYELEARRVRDAAGLFATGDPLGVDIPIAYAVAKETEARNLRLIGEGAARGLDPARVRARLVLFDEGGVP
- a CDS encoding YqhA family protein, with amino-acid sequence MERRPGLLERFFERVLWDSRLLMLVAVVAGVLLALGTFYLALVDLVYFFGLVLDYGDLGVGAAGRNDLRADVITAIVKVLDGFLISAILIIVSLGLYELFVNRIDVARFSEASPRLLQVHDLDDLKERVARLILLVLLIEFFQRALRIPYETALDLLYLGLGILFVSAAIYLTTRRLPTAGSGKGGDR